Below is a window of Musa acuminata AAA Group cultivar baxijiao chromosome BXJ3-11, Cavendish_Baxijiao_AAA, whole genome shotgun sequence DNA.
TATTGTTTTAGAAACACTGATAAGATGAGATAGAGATTAAAGGGAATGAAAGATCTAAGTTCTAAGACTTCAAAGATTGTAAGTTATTATTATGAATaatagatttttttatatttatttttctctatgctTCTATGAAATTTCTTATTCCCAACATGAAAATTCATAGTAgtcaagatttgaaaaaaaaaaatagagagaaagaaaagattttaaaaaaaaatctattcttCGTGGTAATAACTTAGAATAAACTTTAAATCCCTCAATGTCTTCTAGTTCTACCTCATgttgttttttaaaatattgatgtagaatgataataaaattaagaaaatattattagaaatgaTTCTAGTAAATTGAAGACGAGAGAAATCAACTAGAGAAGATTATTTAAATACTTGAAGAGGCCTTTATTTATTATAAAGGATTCTAGCAAATTGTATGAGCTTAGAGGAGGTCTTTATTTATTCTGGTCCTAGATCTTGAAAACTAGTTAACTAGTAAGATAGAATAGAAGAAATCTAAAAAATGATAAGTTGACAACTAAAAAAACAAAGGCTCTATATTAATCCCTTTTATTTGAGAAAAACACTTGCCCTCGAGTTTATGTCTAAATATAATGGATTCTCATTTGAAAAATAGTTAtgtaagtttacaacattaaaagtcttataatgaattttatgtatctaaaacttaatttgttatgtACAATTCTATAGCCCATTACAACCCATTATAAGTCTTTGAGAATACTTCTTAATTTATTATGCTAACACCAAGAGCTAGACTCTTATACCAACTAACGTAGAACgaagataaaattaaaaaaaattattaaaattttgttTTAATAAACTAACCTTATAAAGAGGACAAGAGCAATCAACTCCTCGTAATACTTGAAGATGTTGTTTGTTAATGATTTAACGGAGATATTTATTTATACTAATTTTAGGCGTAAAAATTAATTAACTAGTAATATgagataaaagaaacataaaaatgataaacGAATAACTTTAGATCCTTTCAAAATAATCTTCTCGTGCTTGTTCTACAATAACTATTAAATTAACTATAAGAGGTGAAACCAAGACTTTTAACTTCAACTTAAATAAGGACTTTGACCATATTGAACAGATGTTAGCGGACATGAACGAATTAAGACCAAAGGCCTCCGTTCGGCCAATCTCCGTCGACTCCCCTAATGATATTACCCTCAATAAGTAGTCCCAGATAAAACAGCCAAAAACGCCCGGACATCGCCGCTGGAAACCATACGCACATTTCAACGAACAACGAGAAGGGAAGAACCCACTCCCATAGGCCTTTCAGTACTTGAGCCATGGGACGGTTCCTGGATTCACCCTGCACCGATCCTTTGTTACATAAATCAGGCGACAAGACGAGGGCCCATCCATATAAATCTCTCACCCTGGGGATGTTCGAGTCAGCAGGCAGTCAAAACGCATGGTGTGCTCGTCGACAGTCTTGTTTTCATGTATATTTCCCTATCAGTTGGTATGGTGTCAGCTGTTACCGCGTCCTCGCCGACCAGATAAGAGTCGCCAGAACCGGAGAAATATCACAGGTATTGAGCTTGTATTCTTTCTCTGTTCTCCTCCCACCACTGCTTTGCGCGGACCTCCCCGAACCTTTCTCGGCTGAGGAAAGCAATCGTTAGATTCCAAcgaggaaaaagaagaggaaatcAGGAAAGTCTAACCTGAATCGCACGCGACGAAGCTCTCGGGTGCCATCAGCCAGTTCCCGGATGGTGATGTAAACGCCGGGCTCGTCATTCTCCACCCACTCAGTCACGTCGAGGTCGCTGGCATTGCTGATGGAGATGGAGGCTCTGGACGACGTGGTGGTTCTCGATGCGTCCATGGAGGAGCTCTCTACCTTCACTCCCGAGACACCAAccgcagaagcagcagcagcgaaGGCTGCGGGATTGAAGTACTGTGGGAGGAGGAGATGTTGGGAGGGATCGGGGACAGGCGGGCAGTAGGCTGCTTCCCCGGAGGTAGACGGTGGGACATACGTGTTTGTGGTGAACCGCTCTTTGACCAGTGGATCGCGGTCGGATGGCCCATCCCTCGAGTTGAATGATGACGACCACTCCCTCTGCATgtcattgttattattattattattattattattattattattattattaccggTTCATTGGTTTTTGTTTGATTGCTAGAAACGAAGGAGACTGTGCGGTATACCAACCTCGCCATCGTCGGACCCGGGCGGAATAGGGAAAGCCTGGCGGCTGAAACTCCGCACGTTGTACAGCTCCATGATCCGGTCGTAGTTCTCGCCCCACCACCTCTGCGCCTGCCACTTATTGAACATCTCCCGGCTGTGTCATCCCACTATCCATAAGTATCATCAGAAGTCCCAAATGTaacatttaaatcaaaatatatgtACCTGAACCGGATACGTTTGAGGTCATTTCCAGCGCCGCCGGGAAGGGACACGAAGGTGATGTGGACGCCGGGCTCCACCTGTGCCATCCACTCCTTGGGTTCTGCTTCCTCCTCCGGCGCTACTACATCCtgctctcctccctcctcttcatgCAGGCCGACTTTGTTGTTGCCATAGCTCGAAAAATCCCATGCAGGCGTCGAGCTCGAGCTGCCTGCCGCCCCGATGCAGTCGGATTGGCTGCCAGCATCGGAGGCGACGTCTCTGTCAACGTAGGAGCTGCGGTGATGGTAGTGGTGATGGTGGAGGCTCTTGCTCTTGCCCAACGACAAGCTGCTACCTTTGCAATGGCGATGCGTGCCGGAGAACTTCAACATCATGTCCTTTAACTGTAGACGATAAACTCAAAGCTAATTACGGTGCTCCTTTCATTGGACTCGCAGCAAGAGGTACAATACATGAATGAATGACTAGAGCCAGCTGTGCCACCTTGCCGTGTCCCGTGCCAAACGATGATGATATCAACCGCTGCACCATGTAGTTAATTGTACAAACATATGCAGCATCCAACAGGAGGCTTTCGAGTGGTGTTTAGACCGCCGTACTTTATTTACTAACTGGCAAATCTGGATTATATTAACAAGTCTAATGAAGCGGATCTGAATGATTAGCTGCTACAACAATCACCACTTTGGGCCATCAAACACCGGCGAGGCCGACAAACCGGTCGGCATTCGTGATTATGTTACCGCAATGAATTCTTAATTAACCACCTTCCGATGTCGATTGAAGCATCGGGTGGGTACAAAGCCCACACATGGAGAGTGGATTCCGACAAGATAACATGGTGAGATCACTACGGTCGCAGCTCATGTTCCTTCATAGGACGACCGAACGGACCTACTTGTCGATGGGTGCAGCTCttctgataaaagaaaaaaaggtctACAGGCCACTGCATTTACAGTACCGGTCACACACTCTCCAGGTGCCACAATAATATCTAATcgtaaaacagaaaaaaaaaaaaaaaaaaaaaaaaagggtgggtAGTTCAACACGAAAGTTTTCAAGCGCTACAATCTGGCATGTCATGACCTGAGAAAAGTTGCTCACCATTAATTGCTTTAGATGTGACAAAACTTGCAGGGTAGGAGAGTAACCTTTGGGTGCGCGTCATGCCCTGAGAAAGGTAAGGTAGGCCCCCAGAAAAAAAAGCTAAGCTGCTGCCTTGACCATGAGGTAACTACCACCGTAGGTAGTAAGGGTTCAAAGGAGACTGTAGTGGCGACGGACCACCACTCTGCCCCTGCTCCATCCCGCTTTATTCTCCGTCCTTCGGTGGTGCACTCTACCCAATCCTCGTCCTTACTACTACACCCAATGGGATCCCTTTCTAACAAGCGCTCCTTTTTAAGAAGACCCGAGGCCATATCTTCCCCACCATCGAAGAGGAGAGAGCGAAATGACCTCTATCCCACTCCTACCTTCTGGGGACCGACGAACATACCAACGTTCCATCGCTGTGTCCATCCCCGGCCTCAAAGGACGAGTGACCTAAGTGCTTTGCTGGAAAGCTACCAGTTGTTTAACCCGCTATCCTCCCTTGTGTCCCCTTTCATTTTCTAAGGATGAACCAACAGGTCTTTTTTCTCCCTTGGGTGCCACCCCCTGCAATGCTTCCAAGTTAATTGGTCCAGTCCATCCTTCCAAGTACCACGCATCCTGTCACTACAGCAACTATTTGTGCGTGCGGCAAGTGGTCGAGCAAATTAtgagtgtgtgtgtgcgtgtgtgcgtgtgtgcgtgtgagtgagagagagagagagagagaggagggaagtGGTTGATGAAGACGGAACCTGAGATGTGAGGCTTTTGACGGCGTCTCTGGAGCTTGGTTTGTTGGGTGCAGGTGCAGGTGCAGCCGAATGGTCCTCGCCGTCTCCCTGCTCGTGCTTGGAGCACGCGACGCAGGCCAGCATCGTCGAACTTGTCCTTCTGTTTCCCACCACCACCAGCAGAGCCCCCCTCCCtgcaaggaaaaagaaaacaGTCAGTACGCCGCAGCAAAGGGAAAGGCTGAGCCCTGCCCGACGATAACAACCATTCTACAGTGGTTTTCAGGAGATTCGGTGATTTTCCCCAATTCCTTCTTCTCTTTAAGCCAGAATGGAGAGAGGACGGAGACTGTCTCATTCATTACATGGATTGTCGCCTCTTGACTCCAAAAGGGATCAAAGACATCCAACTCACTTCGTACTCGTGCAACCCAATATGGACGAAGGGACGCCAGAAGAGTGACCGGAGGGGAAGTTGTCAGACATAGCTCGATCGAAAGGAGACTCCGTAAACATACATGAATGTAGATAAAAGAAACAGAAGAGATATAGAAACCCAAACTTTAAAGATCGAAATAGCCATCTCAAAGATTAGCTTACCGCTGATTCTGGCACTTGTACTCTTCTTTGCTCGATTCTTTCTTTTGTTCTTCGCTGCAATCAAATCCTCGACTACTTGCAACAGAACAAACTCAACTACTCGATATCTGTTGCGAGCCGAGGAGTTGCCTCTGCTCTCAAATCGTTGAGGTCAAAATACCTACGAAACCAAACACAAGATtacagagaaaaagaaaagaatcgaTCGAATAAcgttgaaatcacaatcaaaaccACCCGATCAACTCCCCAATTCACAAGCGAGAACCGACTACTTTTCGTTTCGAAGACCGAaaccaaaagaaagaaaacaatcgATCGAGCGAATAGGTAAAGCCCTAACCTCTTACCTTTCACCGATCATGCACTTCTTCGACTCCCTGCTCTCGATTCCAACTGCGGCATCAGAAATGAATGCGTTGCAACTCCTCTTACGATCTCTTCATTCTTCACCAGCGGCTATCGGACGAGAATGGAAACTGCTACTAGGTTGGGGTGAGGATTGAGATCAAGGTGAGATTCCCCCCAATTTGTTCTACTTCTTTAACCACCAAAAATTAAAAGTAGCTCCGAATTCCCAAAGCGGAGGAAAAGCATTCGCCGCTCCGTCTTGGGGTTTTGGTTCCCCAATGGAAGTGCAGTGGAAATGGGCGAAGAAGCCCGCTCCCTGCGCTGTTCTATATATAGCATAGCGTCGAATACCACCGGTCATCTGTAGCAGCAGCTGCATCCCCTGTAGGCTGTCGTCCCGTCTCCACCTCTTTTCGACGTAAAACGGCCCCGTCATCGTCCTTGCATACGCTAACCGCATGCAAGATCTGAGTCGTCCATCGCCTCCATCATCTCAGAAACCGAGCTGTCACGTCACCCTTCCCTTCTCCGACGGGTCCCATCTATTGGACGGCGTCGATCTGCGGTGTGCCATCCACCGCAGCGATGGTTCGGTAACCGTACGATCCGGGCACCGCCTGCTCTGTCACACCCCACATCCTTATAACCCGCTGATTGGTCCTCATCGCACGGGCCCGTGACACCGCGTGCGCACTAGCCAAGTGACATCACTATATCTGGACCGTCGGATGAAACGACGCTAAGTGATGGAATAGCATCACCGACGAGCTGGCCCAGGTGGACGGCTGGGATCGATCGTGATTCCGTACGATCACCCGAGTTGGCTTAAGGAAACGAGTCGTCCGATGCTTCCAAAGACACTTGAATTCTGTTGGGTTGCTAAATGGTTATTTATTTGACTTTGTTCTAACGAATTCATTCCATTTTCTCCTCCTTGTCCGGTTGACCAAAGACAAAGAGGTCCTCGGTCTTTGTCCGGTTGTTTGATGTAAAGCATAGAAGTAAGATCGTAAACAGATGTATGATAAAGATGATCTATTTCCTTTTTCTCTAGACGTCATGGGATGTCCAGAAATAGGGGCGTAGCTCTTATTTAGAATTAGTTTAGTACGGTACGATATGCCATTCAAGATGTGTGCCTGTATAAATGGTGCATGTAAGAGATCTACGTACCCGGAAGCATGCATATGGATATGGTGGTCAGTTTGACTCGTATCCCGTTATCGAACGGTCAAGAGGGGCATTTAAGGACGTCAGGGTCCGGTACGGAGTGCAGCCTTAGACTGCAAGCCACCGGCAGCTACAGGTGGCTAACCGGGCGACACGGCCGGAGCTACGGGTACTCGCCGGTGTTTTCCCTTTTTTTGTGGGTTCAGGTTGGCTTGGGATGGAGAGGTCGTGTGCAATTTTTTGTTGCTCTCGATTCTTCGGAGGTCGTCCGTAACAATGAGAGAGGCATAGAGAAGCATTGGAAGGCGAGACAGAATGAAGGTCTGCAGCAAAGGAAAGCCCAACCGGAATGCGATCTCATTCGCTTTGAACACCACCGCACACTTTGTCGTCTCGTTGCTCATCTTGCATCCTCCGGCCGGGGGCTCTCCAGCCCAGGTAAGAAGATGACAGTTATGTAtgcctctctcgctctctctttctATCTCCCAATGTTGTTTTGGACAAGACACGACGTGTTGAAAGTAAAGCATGATTTAGATCGAGTAGGACTGGTGAAACATCTCTCATGCTATTCTGGGACACGACAAGATGTCTTGAAAGCAAAGTGTGATTAGATTGAGTAATTATGATGGACTTTTGGACTGGGGTTCTTCAAGCACAGTCACCCGAGCGAGTCAAAGAACGTCCTTGCGCTACAGCGCCACTATGCGTACTTGCATGATTCCCCTCTTCCTGCGACTTCCATGGAAGGACCGGTTCTAAAATAGCTTCCCAAGTAAAGCTGAAGAGTTGCATGCTTTACGACTTGTGTCCTCCGGGTCAAAATGTACCCACGCCTTAGACCAACGCTATCTACTTTACCGGGTTGGGTCAGAGGCGGGAGAGGATGTTGGAGACCAAAGCAATATCTTGTTCACTTCTTTTCGGGATGATGGATCTCGCTTGACTCATCAGCGTGCTGCTGTGCGTGGCGAAGAGGAAGGGGGGAGGGCCCCTTCCACTGCAGCGTCCACCTTGACCAATAGTTCTATGACAGCTGAAGGATTCTACGCAGCGTCAAGTCTCCTATCACGAGCCATGGGTATCACAGGCACCACCTTGCTCGAACCAGACAGCTACACAAGGATGCCGACGTACACCTGTTGTCGGTCTAGCTCAATCTTTCTTTTCTCGTTTTATTTGCTCCTAGTTAAGCTTCACCATGTCCACACGTCTCATAGCCTGCCACGCGTGACATGACTGCTCATGATAATGTCCACGTTCTTACGTTTGGATAGCGGCTGACGTGGTCTGCACTTGACTTGCCATGTCATCCTATCGTTAGTAAGATCAATCCATGCTGCAGAGTTCCTCACTCCAATGATAATGAAATTTAAGCATCAACCGATaaaagaatagaggattttcctcgacAAAGTTACGAGATTCCATATGAGAAAATTGAGGGAAATCCTCAACAACATTCACCCAATCGAATCATTGTGTTTCGACCTCAGTTTTTCTTGATCTTTGGAACTAGAGAGGTGGCCGGGCCGCGGGATCTCTCCATGCGTCACCTACAAAGCTTTCCAGGCCCCGTCCATATCTACCTTAACATAGataatatacatatttatatgtagaTGTGGGGACCCATCATAATTGATCGAATCAATCGTCTCGACACAAATGTCCAGTAAAACAAATGCCACCTTCGAGAAGTAGCCATCAGTTGAGAAGGTAGGACCCGATATCATCCTCGTAGTTCATGAACTTGTCCAGATCATCAAACTCAGATTCCAGCTTGCTTCCGCTGCCATCGGCTTCTGTTCCGACGTCATTCCCCGTGCTGCTACCTCCATCCAGGTTTGTGATCAAGCTGAGCAGCCGCTCCAAGTCGAACTCCGAGTGCAGCTGCTCGGCGGcagcgccaccaccaccaccaccgcccggGTCCATGGCCGTGGCGACGAGGTCACGCCTCGACGCCAGGATGCGGGTCGGGAGAGGGCGCGTGAGGCCACCGGTGCCCTCGAGCCGCTTGTTCAACTTGAGGTTGAGGTCCTCGATGGTCAACGGCCTCTTGCCCAAGTGTGCGTTCCAGtaattcttgatctcgttgtctgtTCGGCCCGGCAATCTTCCCGCTATGAGAGACCATCTGCAGCACAAGATCGAGGAAACGTCATCAGATGGACTTGCAGAGAGTCGTTCTAGAAAGTTGAATGTCCGCTATCCGATCGAAGTCATTCTGGAAAAGGACAGCACGATGGCCGGCCGTATCTCACCACACCTTCCTTCAAACCAAACGGTCCCCAAGGTGTGATCGGCATTGAAGTTTTGTTACAACGAGATGTCTCTGCCTCTCGTTGATCGCTTGTTAATTAACCAGACAACTATAGGAGGTGCTGCTGTCGGACTGTGTCGTTGgccagcagataagatttccttggTTAAGAATTTTGAGGAAAATCCTCAAGAGTTCACTATCTAAATGAACGAGACAATTACATCTCATACATTTCATAATTTCTTCTACGATttctatctttttatctttttcgtTTAATTCtttatatggtatcagagcgcagATGTAGGCAGCTCTATCAAAGCTTTCTACTACTCCTCTTTTCTATTTACTTGGAAAGGACAGTGCTGTTGCTTACGTCTCCTCCGGTGCCGTTGCTTCCTGTTATGGAGTCGGAGACTGCTCGGCCACCTCCTGCCCTCACAAGAACCTCGCCTACACTACTGTGGTGGCCACCGTCCTCGCAACTGCTCCCCGACCAGTGACCTCTCCTTCTCGTTCCCACATCTCACTCGAGCGCTGTCGCCATCCTTACCGCCATAGCCATCACTGCCTTCCTGCAGTAACAGGAACAATTGTAGTTTTTACAGCTTCCATCTGCAGCCACTTCTCTCTGCCGCAGCAATTTCTCTACCACAGCAAGCTTTAGTAGTTGTAACTGCAATTATCCGTAGCAATTTCTCTACCACAGTAGGAAGGTAGTGATGGCCACAGCAATTGCAGTTCTCGCTCATCTATGTAGCTTCCTCGCccatcgctgcagcttcctcaCCCATCTCTCCATCATAATAGAACTTAGAGATCTTGTGAAgccaccttcgggtaagaaaattgttggatgcaaataagTTACTAttactgagggaaaggtccttgttcagaaaattcatacgaaggacaatccagctgatatgcttacgaagtctcttccagtttacaagttcaagcagtgcttagacttggttggtgttcattgttggtgattgcccgttggggcttttgtgaaagaggtggagcaagttttgttgggacatgccaaggtggagatttgttagtttggcaagtctcatagtcccacatcgggaaaatcaggcttgttatctcatattggaactataaataaaggtTTGAGCTTTGAAGTCACCAAAACCCTAAGTATTtgttttgggtttaagtccattaaatagtttgggtttttttttgtttaatagaTTTGGGTATTTTATAGCCtaagaacatcttcctaaggcatatttgtaatagtctcttttttatagtagtgatttgctcgttCTTTatccatggatgtaggtcaattggttGAACCAtgtaaatatggtgttcttgtcaCTTTTATTTTTTTCGCTTTCTTGTTTTTGatgggttgtcaaaattacccaTTGATAAATTTCCTATGATTAGCTCTAACAAACGGCACTAACAATGAGTTC
It encodes the following:
- the LOC135584966 gene encoding protein Brevis radix-like 4 produces the protein MLACVACSKHEQGDGEDHSAAPAPAPNKPSSRDAVKSLTSQLKDMMLKFSGTHRHCKGSSLSLGKSKSLHHHHYHHRSSYVDRDVASDAGSQSDCIGAAGSSSSTPAWDFSSYGNNKVGLHEEEGGEQDVVAPEEEAEPKEWMAQVEPGVHITFVSLPGGAGNDLKRIRFSREMFNKWQAQRWWGENYDRIMELYNVRSFSRQAFPIPPGSDDGEREWSSSFNSRDGPSDRDPLVKERFTTNTYVPPSTSGEAAYCPPVPDPSQHLLLPQYFNPAAFAAAASAVGVSGVKVESSSMDASRTTTSSRASISISNASDLDVTEWVENDEPGVYITIRELADGTRELRRVRFSRERFGEVRAKQWWEENRERIQAQYL
- the LOC135652835 gene encoding transcription factor MYB3-like: MVKKTQRGNKGVVVVANRGAWIAEEDQKLVEYVRIHGDKNWRTLPAKAGLNRCGKSCRLRWLNYLRPGIKRGNISEEEEDLIIRLHNLLGNRWSLIAGRLPGRTDNEIKNYWNAHLGKRPLTIEDLNLKLNKRLEGTGGLTRPLPTRILASRRDLVATAMDPGGGGGGGAAAEQLHSEFDLERLLSLITNLDGGSSTGNDVGTEADGSGSKLESEFDDLDKFMNYEDDIGSYLLN